The Vicinamibacterales bacterium genome contains the following window.
CCTCCGGCATCGTCTTCGCCAGTTCGGCGATTTCCTCCGGCGTCAGCGTACGCCCGGCCATCGGCGCCTGGCGGGCGCCCGCGCCCGCGGCAGCGGCCGCGAAGATCGCCGCGGCGATCAGAATCCCGGTCTTCGGCATGGAAAGATTGTAACCAGAGCCGGCGCGTTCGCGGGGCGCGCCGCGTCAGCTCGGCTTTTTCACCCGGAGAGTGCGATGAGCGCGCGCACTAGGGCTGGAACAGCAGCGGGGCGAACTGCGACAGATAGTCGCGCCAGTTCAGCCAGGTGTGGCCGCCGTCGCTTTCCGTGAAACGCGGCGTGAAGCCGTGGCGCTTGAGCAGCTCCACCGTCGAGCGCGTCGTCTCGATCAGGAAGTCGTCCTTGCCGGTGCTGAACCAGAGCAGTTTGAGCCCTTTCTTCGCGGCGGCGTTGTCGAGCATCGCCAGGTGACGCTTCTCCCACGCCTCTCCGAACGGCGGCGGCGGCGCGGCCGGCGACGCACTCGCCTCGGCGGCGGGCGCGGCGCCACGCCCGCGTCCGCCTGCGCCCCCGATCAGGCCGGAGCTGAACACGCCCACGTAGGCGTAGTCGTGGAGATTGGGAACGGCGATGTTCAGGGTCTGGCTGCCGCCCATCGACAGCCCGGCAATCGCGCGGTGTTCGCGCCCGGTCCGCACCCGGTAGTGCTTCTCGATGTAGGGGCGGACCGCCATCGTGAAGTCCTGCGTGAACTCGTCGGGCTGCCCCGGCGCAATCGTGAGCGGCGCCGGCGCCGGTCCCATGCCGGGCGCCGGCCCGTTGGTGTGCCCCGCCGGCATCACGACGATCATCGGCTGCGCCTTCTTCGCGGCGATGAGGTTGTCGAGGATGATGCCGGCACGGCCGACCGAGGTCCACGCCTCGTCGGAGTCGCCCGCGCCGTGCAGCAGGTAGAACACCGGGTACCTCGTGGTGCTGGATTCGTACCCGGGCGGCGTGTAGACGTGCATGCGGCGATGCCGCTGCAGCGGCGCCGAGTAGTAGGTGACGCTGGCGACCGCGCCGTGCGGCACCTGCCTGGTGTCGAACAAATCCGATCCCGGCACGAGCGCCAGGCTCCAGACGTTGTTGTTCGACACGCTCGTCAGCGGGTTGCGCGGATCGATCACCGCGACGCCGTCGACGTTGATGTTGTAGCGATACGCGCCAGCCGGCACCGGAGCCGACGTGAACGTCCAGACGGCGTTGTCCCCTTTCGTCATCACGCCGGTCTGACCCAGGCCGGGAATGTCGCCGGCGCTGACGCGGACCGCCTGCGCCTGCGGCGCGTGAATGCGGAAGGTGATCCGGCGGTCGGCTGACACGTCCGGTGAGACCACTTGCGGCGCGCCGGCGCCCCGCCCTCGCCCCTGGCCCGGCTGCGGCGCCGGCGGCTGGCCCGTCGCCGGCGCCGGCGGCTGGGGCGCCTGCCGGGCGGCGGCAGGCGCGATGAACGCGGCCAACAGGATGGACGTGCCGACGAACCGAAGCCGATGCGCTCTATTCATGGCGGATTCCAGAAACGAAGACAACGGGACCGCGCCGCCTGAGACCCTCCGGCATCTCGGGAGGAGTCCTTGGGGTCCGCGGCGGCGCGGTGCGAGGCGTGCCTCGCGACACTCACTCAGAACGTGAACCGGGCGCCCCGAAGGGCGCCCGCGTGACTCAGAACCGGAACCTGAGACCCAGCTGAATGATCCGGTTGGTATTCGCCCGCACCCCGGTGATACGGCCGAAGTTCGTATCCGTCTGCTGCCCGGTGGCGTAGTCGAACACCGCGCTCGTGTCGACCCCCTGGTATTGCGTCGCATTGAACGCGTTGTAGAGCTCCGCGCGGAACTGCAGCGTGCGGCTGCCGATCGCGAAGTTCTTGAAGAACGTGATGTCGTGGTTGACGTAACCCGGCGGATGGTACTCGTCGTTGGTCGACGTCCCGAGGTAGAACGGATCGTTCGGACCGCCGCCGGGCTGGATGCACTCCGTGCGGAACTGGCGATCGAACGTCCGCTGGCTGCTCGGCAGGTTGGGGTTGCACACGAGCGTCACGCGCCGCTGACCGCCGTTGCCCGACAGGTCGTTCGTCGGCGCGCCGGTGAACGTGTAGGTGAAGCCGGTGCGGTTCTCGCTCTGCAGCGTGCTGATGCCGGAGATCTGCCAGCCGTCGAGCACGAGCTTCGTGAACAGGTTGTTCCATCGGCCGCTCGCCTTGGGCAGCTCGTAGTTGTAGTTGATCACGAGGCTGTGGGGCCGGCTGTTGTTGAAGGTGTAGTTGCGCGCCTTGTTGGTGGCCTCGTCCAGGAACGGATCGAAGGTCCCGATGGCCTTGCGCTTCATGCCGGTGTAGCTGGCGCCAAAGGCGAGGCCGTGCGAGAAGCGGCGGTTCACCGCGACCTGGATCGAATGGTAGTCGTTGTAGCCGATCCAGTCGCGCACGTTGATGCCGCCGTAGCCGCGGTAGGGCCGCAGGTAGTTGGTCGCGATCGGCTGGCCGCTGTTGGTGGGATCGCGGTTCTCCGGCCGCAACAGCGTGCCGTAGGGCAAGTCGTTGATCGCCCGCTGGACCGGCTGGTTGCGCCCGGCGTTCCCGACATAGGCGACGTCGGCGATCAGGTTCCAGGGCAGGGCCTGCTGCACGCCGATGCTCCAGTTGTAGACCGTCGGCGCCTTGAACTTGGCGAAGGCGGTCACCCCGCGCGGGCTCTGGATCAGCTGCGAGTTCTGCAGATCTCCGATCGTCGTGAAGCTCGTCGTCCGCGTGTCCATGAGCGGCGGCTGCTCGACGAGCGACAGAATGAAGTCGTCCGAATAGCGGTCGTAGAAGAGGCCCCATCCGCCACGGACCGACGTCTTGTCATTGCCGAACACGTTCCACGCGAACCCGAGGCGCGGCGCCGGCGTCAGGAACTCCCCCTTGTAGACCGTCTCCTTGGTGACCACCATGCCTTCGTAGAAGTCGCCGGAGCCCGGCACCAGTTTGTCGATGTAGGTGTTGTTCAGGATCTGGCCGGTCAGCGGATTCCTCGCCTGCCGTACGTTGCCGGCGCAGCTCGCCGCGTTGTTCGGGCAGACCGCCTGGAAGAGGAGCGGGGCCGACGACTCCGACCATTGTGCGGCGTCGAAATACGACACGTCCTGGCCGGCGACGAACGTCGGACCGAGGTAGTAGAAGCGCACGCCGAAGTCGAGCGTGAGACGCGAGCTCACGCGCCAGTTGTCCTGCACGAAGCCCTCGACCTGGTTGAACCGTCCCTCCGCGTACGGCTTGGCCGTCGACTCGGTGTAGCTGTTGATCGATCCGAGCAGCGCGTTGGCCCACCCGAGGTTGGTGTCGAAGGGGTTGCTCGCGTTGCCGTCGAAGTTGTAGTTGCCGTTGAAGACCGACGCGCGCGGCGCCGGCCGCGCGGTGTGCTCGTAGAAGATCCCGGTCTTCATGTTGTGACGGCCGGCAATCTTCGACAGGTTCGCCGAGTAGTTCCAGATGATGTTGCTGGCGTTGAACGGATAGCGATCCGCCACGCCGATGCCGCGGGTGTTCGGCAGCGCGTTGGTCCCGCCGAAACTGATCTGCGGCACGAGGTACTGCGGGTTGGCGCTCGGGAAGAACTGCGGCAGCCCGCCGAGCACCACGCGGCGATCGTTGCGATCGAGATCGGCCTGCGTCACGTGGCTCACCAGCTGTTCGGCCCAGTTCCGCCCGACCGTCACCTCGGCGACCGTCGACGAACTGAACGTGTGCAGCAGCGTGCTCACCATGCTGAGCGAGCCGACTTCGTACGACGTGTTGAACTGCGGCCAGCCGGCGTTCCCCCCGTTGCCGGTGCCGGCCCCGAGGAACGCATTGGCGCCGCGCGAGTTCACTTCGTTGCCGAACTGCACCCGGGTGTAGAAGGTGGAGTTGCGGGCGATGTTGTAGTCGACGCGCGCCACCTGGTCGTTGCGCGGCCGCTCGAGCACGTTCTGGTAGGTGTAGTTGTACTGCCGGCTGCCCGACGGATCCGTCGCGTTCGGCAGCGGAAACAGGTTCAGCATCATCTGCCCGATCGGGTTGATGCGGTTCGCCGGAATCTTGTTGTCCGGGAAGCAGCCCGGCCCGCCGGTGTTGACGTTGCACGCCAGCCCCTGCGCGGCGAGGAGCGGATCCCTGATCCAGCGGACGCGGCCCTGGCTGTCGAACGTCTGCGAGAAATCCCCCGCCCGCTCCAGCGCCGTCGGCATGCTGCTCAGCTGCAGCGTCCCGGGATCCTTGCGCGGCAGCAGGTCCTGCGAGAAGAAGAAGAACAGCTTGTCGCGGTTCTGATTGAAGCCGGTACCCGGCAGGAGAACCGGACCACCGATCGTCCACGCCGTGTTGTCGAAGCGGTAGGGCGCCTTGACACAGCTCGCGGCCTGCCCCGCGGCGCACTGCCGCCGGCGGTCCCACGTGTTCGTGTTGAACTTCTCGTTGCGCTTGTAGTACGCCGCGGTGCCGTGAAAATCACGCGTGCCGCTCTTGGTGACGACGGTGATCGTCGCCCCGGAACTGCGGCCGTACTCGGCCTGGAAGTTCGACGCCTGGACCTTGACTTCCGCGATCGAGTCGAGCGCCGGCGCGGCGTAGTTCCCCGAGTTCGAGCCGGTGTCCTTGTTGGTCACGCCGTCGTACGAGAAGTTGAACGACGTCTGGCCGTTGATCGACATGCCGCCGACCGAATTCCAGCCCGGGGCGTCGCGCGCCGACGTGTCGATGACACCGGGCAGCATCTTGAGGCTGCCCATGAAGTCGCGCCCCTTCAGGCCGATGTCCTCGATCTGGCTGGCAGTGATGGTCGCGGAACGCTCGCCGGTCAGCGTCTGGACCCTGACGGTCTCGGACTGCACCGTGACCGTTTCGGTCACGCCGCCGACTTCGAGGACGATGGTCTTCAGCGTCACGCGTTCGGTGGACGACAGCACGATGCCGGTCTGCTCGTTGGTCTTGAAACCGGCGAGGCTCGCCTTCAAGTCGTACGTGCCGCGGAGCAGGTCCGTGAACACGAATCGCCCCTCGGCGTCGGTGACGGCGTCGCGGGTGGCTTTCGTGCCGGTGTTGGTGATGGTCACCGTCACTCCGGGCATGACGCCCCCCCCGGAGTCGGTGATGGTGCCGGAGATCTGGCCGGTCAGGCCCTGCGCCCTCGACGCAGGCGCCAGCGCCAGGCTCGCGGCGACGGCGATCCACGCCGTCAGGAACACTTGGTAACACACGCGTCGCATGAGGCTCCTCCCTCGTGTACAGTCAGCGACCGTTTACGATGGCGCAGGCTATGACCGCCGCCGATGCGTGTCAAAAGCAACTCGCATTGCATGTTGTTTATCGAAATGTCAAACGATGACGGTTGCGCGTAAGTGGTAGGTGCATGTAGAGTTGCCGCCGCAAACTGGACCGGGGTCGAACAGCGACGCCCTTGGTCATGTTTCGCAATGCACAACGGAAGGAGCCGGCCGGCGTGAGGACGACGTATCGCGATCGCCAGGCAGCGCGCCTCGAGAACGGCGCGCTGCGCGTGACGGTGCTGCAGGAAGGGGGACACATCGCCGAGATCGCCGACAAGGCCACCGGCATCAACCCGCTCTGGACCCCTGCGTGGCCGTCGATCGAACCGTCGCAGTACGACCCCGCCCGCCATCCGGAGTACGGCGGCGGCGCCGACGCCGCGCTGCTCGCCGGCATCATGGGGCACAACCTCTGTCTCGACATGTTCGGCGGTCCGTCGGCGGAGGAAGCCGCCGCCGGCTTGCCGGTGCACGGCGAAGTCTCCACGGCCCGCTTCGCCATCGAGCCCGAGAGCGCCGGGGCGCTGTCGATGCGCGCGCGGCTGCCCGAAGCGCAACTGGAGTTCGAGCGGCGCCTGGCGCTGGCGGATCGGACGCTGCGCGTGCGCGAGCGGGTGACCAACCGCAGCGCCACCGATCGCGCGATCGGCTGGACGCAGCACGTGACGCTCGGGCCGCCGTTCGTCGAGCACGGGCGCACCGCGCTGCGAGCCTCGGCGCGGCGCGGCCGCGTCTTCGAAGGCCCCTTCGGGCCGGCCGACTATCTGACGGCGGCCGCCGATTTCGAGTGGCCGCACGCGCCGCGCGTCGGCGGCGGCACCGCGGATCTGCGCACCTACTCGTCGGCGCCGGCGTCGAGCGCCTACACGGTGCAGCAGATGGATCCGTCGCGCGAAGACGCGTTCGTCGCCGCGCACTCGCCGTCCGCGGGCCTGACGTTCGGCTGCGTGTGGCGGCGCGCCGATTTCCCCTGGCTGGGGCTGTGGGAGGAGAACCGCGCCCGGCCCAGCGCGCCGTGGAACGGCCGCGCCGTGACCTGGGGACTGGAATTCGGCGTCTCGCCGTTCCCGGAAACGCGGCGGCAGATGATCGAGCGCGGTCCGCTGTTCGGCACGCCGACGCTGCGCTGGATCCCGGCCCGTCAGACGGTCGAGGTCGAATACTGGATGCTGCTCGTCCCCGCCGCGGCGCCGCCGGACGAGCTGACGCGCCCCACCTGGTAGCGGCGGCGGGTTACACTAGAAGCCGCCTGCTGACTGACCATCGGAAAGGATCGCTGCCTGTATGAAGCTGTTCTCTGTCTGCGTGCTCGCCGCAGCCGTCTTCCTCGGCGCGCCCGTGCACGCCACCCAGGGCACAAAGCCCGCGCCCGCGGCCGGCGGCGCCAAGCCGCGCACGATCGAGCTGACCGGCGACGAGAAGATGAAATACGACAAGGAAGAGATCGCCGCCAAACCGGGGGAGACGATCCGGATCGTCCTCAAGGCCGTGGGCCAGATGCCGAAGACGATCATGGCGCACAACTTCGTGCTGCTGAAGCCCGGCGTCGACGCCGTCGAGTTCAACAAGGCCGCGTTCAACGCGCGCGAGACCGGCTTCATCCCGCCCGACAAGAAGACCGACATCATCGCCGCCACGGCCCTGGCCGGCGCCGGCGAGACCGTCGAAGTCACCTTCAAGGCGCCGGCGAAGCCGGGCAGCTACAACTACATCTGCAGCTTCCCCGGCCACTTCGCCATGGGGATGCGCGGGAAGCTCGTCGTCAAGTAGCTGTCTTCTTAATCGAAGGGTCGAAGGAGGCGAAGGAGGCGAAGGAGCGGCGGCCTCGGCTTCGAAGGATTCGCGCGCGAAGCTCGTCGTCAAGTAGCTGTCCTTTTAATCGAAGGGTCGAAGGACGCGAAAGAGGCGAAGGAGCGGCGACCTCGGCTTCGAAGGATTCGAAGGTCGAAGGACGAAGGTTCGAAGGTCGAAGGAGGCGAAGGAGCGGCCGGCCTCGGCTTCGAAGGATTCGAAGGTCGAAGGTCGAAGAATTCAAAGGCCGAAGGACTCGAAGCTCGAAAGGCTCGCAGAAACCTTGAAGCCCCTTCGAACTTCGAGACTTCGAGCAGCGAAACCAGACTCCTTCGAGCTCCTTCGAGCTCCTTCGCGAACTTCGCCGTCCTTCGACTCCTTCGATTAGACAGACAGCCTCAGCGCCCCACACCCGACGTCGCCACCGGTCCCACCGGCTCGTCCTGCGTGAGATAGGCGAACTGGTCGCGGAACTCCTGCAGCCCGAGACGCGCGGTCGCGGCCAGTTTCGCCACGTCGTGCGGATCGTCGAAGTCTTCCTTCCGCAGCCGGATCATGTAGCGCCGCGCGATGGCGTAGCGCGTCGACGACACGTCGACGGCGCGCACGCGCGTGCGCCCCGTCTCGGGATCGATCATCGTCTCGAACGGAATCGGCACGAACCGTCCGCCCTGGATGGAGATCATCGCCGATCCCTCGCCCGCCAGCAGATACCCGGCGGCGCAGTAGCCCAGGTCGCGGGTGTATTCCATGTCGAAGGGAATCGGATCGGCGCACCGCAGCTCGTAGCCGATGTTCTTGGCCGCGATCGTCGTCTTGATGCCCAGCTCGCGCAGCCGGGCGGTGACCTGGGCCTTGAGGATCTCGCCGAGGCTGACCTCGTCGATGCGGATGTGGCCGTGGTCGTCGCGCTCGGCGGCATCGAGCTGCGCGAGGTCTTCCGGCTTGATCCCGAGGACCACGCCCTCGGCGATCACCGCCACGCCGTCGCGGCGTCCATAGCTCAGGCGTTTGATGATCGCGCCGGTCAGCGTGTCGACGATGGTCTTGAGCGGGGTCGGCTGCTTGAACTCCTCGGCGACGAGCGTCACCGTCGCCCCGGCCGCCTTGCCGATGCCGAGCGCCAGGTGCCCGGTCTTGCGCCCCATCGCCACGACGAAGTACCACCGCGAGGTGGTCTTGGCGTCGACCATCAGGTTCTGCACGATCTCGACGCCGTGATGGCGCGCCGTCTGATAGCCGAACGTGTCGATGTGCGCCGGGAGATCGAGATCGTTGTCGATCGTCTTCGGCACGTGCACCACGCGGATCGCGCCGGCGGCGTGGCGCTCGACGCGCATCGCCGAGAAGGCCGTATCGTCGCCGCCGATGGTGATGAGCTGTGTCACGTTCAGCCGCAGCAGCGAGTTGACCGTCTGCTCGAGCAGCACCGGCGACGTCGTCGGATTGGCGCGGGCGATGCCGAGATGCGATCCGCCGCGGAAATGGATGCGGCTCACCGCTTCGATGGTCAGCGGCGTGATGTGATCGACGTCCCCCTGCATGAGCCACTCGAAGCCGTCACGCACGCCGACGACATCGACCCCTTCGAGGCGCGCGCGGATGGTCGCCGCGGCAATGACGCTGTTGATGCCGGGGGCCGGTCCGCCGCCGACGAGGATCGCGAGTCTCTGATGATGTTCCACAGCCCATGATCATATGACGGAAGGCGGCAGGCGCAAGGCTGCGCTGCCGGCGCGGTTGAGCCGATATACGGATCTATGAGTACCGCGCGGCAGCGGGTCGTCACCGCCGATCAATGGGGAATACCTGAGCGCGATTCGGCCGGCCGAGCGATCTGCCGCTGGTGCCGGACGCCGGTCGCGCCGCCGAGGCGGACGTTCTGCGGCGACGCCTGCGTGCACCAGTGGAAGATCCGCAGCAGCCCCTGGTACGTGCGCCGCGAAGTCAAGAAGCGCGACAAGGGCATCTGCCAGTTGTGCGGACTGAACGTCCTGAAAGCCCACCGCGAATGGGGGCGCCGCAAGCCCCCCGCCGCCGATCGGGCCGCGCGGCGCCAGTGGCGCGCCGAACGCCCCCGCTGGGAAGCCGACCACATCGTCCCCGTCGCCGACGGCGGCGGCGAATGCGGACTGGAGAACTACCGGCTGCTGTGCCGGACGTGCCACGTAAAGGTGACCCTCGCCTGGCGCGCCCAGCGCGCGGACAGCCGCCGGCGCGATACGCCGCAAGATTCCAGCGATTCCGCGTCCGCTTGAGGCGAGCTCGCCCCGACAGCCGAGCGCAGCGCGCCGCCTTCCACCCTGCCCGACAGGGAGCGCAGCGACTCTCCTTCCACCCTGCCCGACAGCGAGCGAAGCGAGCCGTTAACCGGCGCTACCTCACATCGTAGATATACAGCGTCGCCTTGTCGTCCTCGGGCACGACGTAGGCGCGCAAACCTTCGCCATGCGGCTCCAGCCAGACGGGATTCTGCGTGATGACCAGGCCCGACGTGGTCCAGACGTTCACCGGCACCTGGTATTCCGGACGTCCGTCTTCGAGGTTGACGACGTCGATGCCGCCCAGCCGGAACCGTCCGGCTGCGGCATCCCCCTTGGCGGCGGTGGCGGGCGAGCCGCGAATCTCGGTGACCCCGGTGCAGACCATGCGCCGCGCGCCGGCGTACTTGCAGTCCTGGTAGTCGACGTAATGCGAGCGGTTCAGCGTCCGCAACGCCGCCGGCGGCGCCGCGAGGTTGGTCGGCCGTCCGTCCCGTCCGAGCGGCC
Protein-coding sequences here:
- a CDS encoding HNH endonuclease; the protein is MSTARQRVVTADQWGIPERDSAGRAICRWCRTPVAPPRRTFCGDACVHQWKIRSSPWYVRREVKKRDKGICQLCGLNVLKAHREWGRRKPPAADRAARRQWRAERPRWEADHIVPVADGGGECGLENYRLLCRTCHVKVTLAWRAQRADSRRRDTPQDSSDSASA
- the pfp gene encoding diphosphate--fructose-6-phosphate 1-phosphotransferase produces the protein MEHHQRLAILVGGGPAPGINSVIAAATIRARLEGVDVVGVRDGFEWLMQGDVDHITPLTIEAVSRIHFRGGSHLGIARANPTTSPVLLEQTVNSLLRLNVTQLITIGGDDTAFSAMRVERHAAGAIRVVHVPKTIDNDLDLPAHIDTFGYQTARHHGVEIVQNLMVDAKTTSRWYFVVAMGRKTGHLALGIGKAAGATVTLVAEEFKQPTPLKTIVDTLTGAIIKRLSYGRRDGVAVIAEGVVLGIKPEDLAQLDAAERDDHGHIRIDEVSLGEILKAQVTARLRELGIKTTIAAKNIGYELRCADPIPFDMEYTRDLGYCAAGYLLAGEGSAMISIQGGRFVPIPFETMIDPETGRTRVRAVDVSSTRYAIARRYMIRLRKEDFDDPHDVAKLAATARLGLQEFRDQFAYLTQDEPVGPVATSGVGR
- a CDS encoding carboxypeptidase-like regulatory domain-containing protein: MRRVCYQVFLTAWIAVAASLALAPASRAQGLTGQISGTITDSGGGVMPGVTVTITNTGTKATRDAVTDAEGRFVFTDLLRGTYDLKASLAGFKTNEQTGIVLSSTERVTLKTIVLEVGGVTETVTVQSETVRVQTLTGERSATITASQIEDIGLKGRDFMGSLKMLPGVIDTSARDAPGWNSVGGMSINGQTSFNFSYDGVTNKDTGSNSGNYAAPALDSIAEVKVQASNFQAEYGRSSGATITVVTKSGTRDFHGTAAYYKRNEKFNTNTWDRRRQCAAGQAASCVKAPYRFDNTAWTIGGPVLLPGTGFNQNRDKLFFFFSQDLLPRKDPGTLQLSSMPTALERAGDFSQTFDSQGRVRWIRDPLLAAQGLACNVNTGGPGCFPDNKIPANRINPIGQMMLNLFPLPNATDPSGSRQYNYTYQNVLERPRNDQVARVDYNIARNSTFYTRVQFGNEVNSRGANAFLGAGTGNGGNAGWPQFNTSYEVGSLSMVSTLLHTFSSSTVAEVTVGRNWAEQLVSHVTQADLDRNDRRVVLGGLPQFFPSANPQYLVPQISFGGTNALPNTRGIGVADRYPFNASNIIWNYSANLSKIAGRHNMKTGIFYEHTARPAPRASVFNGNYNFDGNASNPFDTNLGWANALLGSINSYTESTAKPYAEGRFNQVEGFVQDNWRVSSRLTLDFGVRFYYLGPTFVAGQDVSYFDAAQWSESSAPLLFQAVCPNNAASCAGNVRQARNPLTGQILNNTYIDKLVPGSGDFYEGMVVTKETVYKGEFLTPAPRLGFAWNVFGNDKTSVRGGWGLFYDRYSDDFILSLVEQPPLMDTRTTSFTTIGDLQNSQLIQSPRGVTAFAKFKAPTVYNWSIGVQQALPWNLIADVAYVGNAGRNQPVQRAINDLPYGTLLRPENRDPTNSGQPIATNYLRPYRGYGGINVRDWIGYNDYHSIQVAVNRRFSHGLAFGASYTGMKRKAIGTFDPFLDEATNKARNYTFNNSRPHSLVINYNYELPKASGRWNNLFTKLVLDGWQISGISTLQSENRTGFTYTFTGAPTNDLSGNGGQRRVTLVCNPNLPSSQRTFDRQFRTECIQPGGGPNDPFYLGTSTNDEYHPPGYVNHDITFFKNFAIGSRTLQFRAELYNAFNATQYQGVDTSAVFDYATGQQTDTNFGRITGVRANTNRIIQLGLRFRF
- a CDS encoding alpha/beta hydrolase-fold protein, producing the protein MNRAHRLRFVGTSILLAAFIAPAAARQAPQPPAPATGQPPAPQPGQGRGRGAGAPQVVSPDVSADRRITFRIHAPQAQAVRVSAGDIPGLGQTGVMTKGDNAVWTFTSAPVPAGAYRYNINVDGVAVIDPRNPLTSVSNNNVWSLALVPGSDLFDTRQVPHGAVASVTYYSAPLQRHRRMHVYTPPGYESSTTRYPVFYLLHGAGDSDEAWTSVGRAGIILDNLIAAKKAQPMIVVMPAGHTNGPAPGMGPAPAPLTIAPGQPDEFTQDFTMAVRPYIEKHYRVRTGREHRAIAGLSMGGSQTLNIAVPNLHDYAYVGVFSSGLIGGAGGRGRGAAPAAEASASPAAPPPPFGEAWEKRHLAMLDNAAAKKGLKLLWFSTGKDDFLIETTRSTVELLKRHGFTPRFTESDGGHTWLNWRDYLSQFAPLLFQP
- a CDS encoding plastocyanin/azurin family copper-binding protein — translated: MKLFSVCVLAAAVFLGAPVHATQGTKPAPAAGGAKPRTIELTGDEKMKYDKEEIAAKPGETIRIVLKAVGQMPKTIMAHNFVLLKPGVDAVEFNKAAFNARETGFIPPDKKTDIIAATALAGAGETVEVTFKAPAKPGSYNYICSFPGHFAMGMRGKLVVK